Proteins encoded in a region of the Paramagnetospirillum magneticum AMB-1 genome:
- a CDS encoding penicillin acylase family protein: MSIWAKLANGVALVLLLGCSAMFVVVMGSLPRIDGRHPVNGIQLKTTITRDSVGIPKIVADTRHDAYFAMGWVHAQDRMWQLETQRRLGAGRLAEVVGEPGLASDRYMRTLGLYQAAERSLGALPEPTRSALQSYADGINAWLSYNTHRLPPEFDLLRLKPEPWTPADSMVWQKIMAMTLAGNWHDDVLRAQLARTLDSKRMQELFPAYPADAPVTLATEGGKALLDLSTEALRPMPASNVWVVGGARTRSGKPLLAGDPHLAFRAPVLWYLAEVEMPGLKLAGATVPGLPFHLIGHNGRIAWSFTSTQADTVDLFVEKLAGETGYRTPEGAKPFLTRTETIKVKGGADVTLTVRETRHGPVISDLLPQAIAAKDEVVALAATALGHGDTSVGALHALNQATDWPSFTKAVKDVQAPVLNIAYADTAGNIGFFTAGRIPVRKSGNGTVPMRGWTGEGDWTGWVATAKLPQSLNPKSAVLINANNKVVGEKYPHLITASWPDGYRAARIRDLLGERRGLTIEDMAAIQADAVSPQAIELKDLLTGIEFKDQHARDIAHRIAEWDGKADRDRSEPLIFAAWMNRLNRAILADELKDNFPAFEQVRAPVLVDILTRRRHWCDDITTPEAESCDDLIEGSLTKALADLEKAWGKDMKTWRWGAAHPARFAHPFLGKIPVLGDMANLQVPSDGDDFTISRGTYTVEGDGAHFPQIHGAGLRVVFDLADLADSRFVIATGQSGNPLSRHYADMLPAWSVNRLYRLGLDAKRSVLTLERGR; encoded by the coding sequence ATGTCCATCTGGGCCAAACTGGCCAATGGCGTGGCCCTCGTCCTGCTGCTCGGCTGTTCCGCCATGTTCGTGGTGGTCATGGGCTCGTTGCCGCGCATCGACGGACGCCACCCGGTCAACGGCATCCAGCTGAAAACCACCATCACCCGTGACAGCGTGGGCATCCCCAAGATCGTCGCCGATACCCGGCATGACGCTTACTTCGCCATGGGCTGGGTCCACGCCCAGGACCGCATGTGGCAGTTGGAGACCCAACGCCGCCTGGGCGCCGGCCGTCTGGCCGAAGTGGTGGGCGAGCCGGGATTGGCCAGCGACCGCTACATGCGCACCCTCGGGCTCTATCAGGCGGCGGAGCGCTCGCTGGGAGCATTGCCGGAGCCGACCCGGTCGGCGCTGCAATCCTACGCCGACGGCATCAATGCCTGGCTTTCCTACAATACCCATCGCCTGCCGCCGGAATTCGACCTGCTGCGGCTGAAGCCCGAGCCTTGGACCCCCGCCGATTCCATGGTCTGGCAGAAGATCATGGCCATGACCCTGGCGGGGAACTGGCACGACGACGTCCTGCGCGCCCAATTGGCCCGCACCCTCGACTCCAAGCGCATGCAGGAGCTGTTCCCCGCCTACCCCGCCGACGCCCCGGTGACCCTGGCGACGGAGGGCGGCAAGGCCTTGCTCGACCTTTCCACCGAAGCGCTGCGCCCCATGCCGGCGTCCAATGTCTGGGTGGTGGGCGGCGCCCGCACGCGCTCGGGAAAGCCGCTGTTGGCCGGTGATCCGCATCTGGCCTTCCGTGCTCCCGTCCTGTGGTATCTGGCGGAAGTGGAAATGCCCGGGCTCAAGCTGGCGGGCGCCACCGTCCCTGGCCTGCCCTTCCATCTGATCGGCCATAACGGCCGCATCGCCTGGAGCTTCACCTCCACCCAGGCCGATACCGTCGATCTGTTCGTCGAGAAACTGGCCGGCGAAACCGGCTACCGCACCCCCGAGGGCGCCAAGCCGTTTCTCACGCGGACCGAGACCATCAAGGTCAAGGGCGGGGCCGATGTGACCCTGACCGTGCGCGAAACCCGCCACGGGCCGGTGATTTCCGATCTCCTCCCCCAGGCCATCGCCGCCAAGGACGAGGTGGTGGCCCTCGCCGCCACCGCCCTCGGTCACGGCGACACCAGCGTCGGGGCCTTGCATGCGCTGAACCAGGCCACCGACTGGCCGAGTTTCACCAAGGCGGTCAAGGACGTGCAGGCGCCGGTCCTGAATATCGCCTATGCGGATACCGCCGGAAATATCGGTTTTTTCACCGCCGGGCGGATTCCCGTCCGCAAATCGGGCAACGGCACCGTGCCCATGCGCGGATGGACCGGGGAAGGCGACTGGACCGGCTGGGTGGCCACGGCCAAGCTGCCGCAAAGCCTCAATCCCAAATCCGCCGTGCTGATCAACGCCAACAACAAGGTGGTGGGCGAGAAATACCCCCATCTGATCACCGCGTCCTGGCCCGACGGCTATCGCGCCGCCCGCATCCGCGACCTGCTGGGCGAACGCCGCGGCCTGACCATCGAGGATATGGCGGCCATCCAGGCTGATGCGGTCTCGCCACAGGCCATCGAGTTGAAGGACCTGCTGACCGGCATCGAGTTCAAGGACCAGCACGCCCGCGACATCGCCCACCGGATTGCCGAGTGGGACGGCAAGGCCGACCGTGACCGGTCCGAGCCGCTGATCTTCGCCGCCTGGATGAACCGTCTGAACCGGGCCATCCTGGCCGACGAGCTGAAGGACAACTTTCCGGCCTTCGAACAGGTCAGGGCGCCGGTTCTGGTGGATATCCTGACCCGGCGGCGGCACTGGTGCGACGACATCACCACCCCCGAGGCAGAGAGCTGCGACGATCTGATCGAGGGCAGCCTGACAAAGGCCCTGGCCGACCTGGAGAAGGCCTGGGGCAAGGACATGAAGACATGGCGCTGGGGCGCCGCCCACCCGGCCCGCTTCGCGCACCCTTTCCTGGGAAAGATTCCGGTGCTGGGCGACATGGCCAATCTGCAGGTGCCGTCCGATGGCGACGACTTCACCATCTCTCGCGGGACCTACACGGTCGAGGGTGACGGAGCGCACTTCCCCCAGATTCACGGGGCCGGATTGCGGGTGGTCTTCGATCTGGCCGACTTGGCCGACAGCCGCTTCGTCATCGCCACCGGCC